In Lineus longissimus chromosome 13, tnLinLong1.2, whole genome shotgun sequence, one genomic interval encodes:
- the LOC135497916 gene encoding poly [ADP-ribose] polymerase tankyrase-2-like, giving the protein MEELAEESAWQKLQTLLATIGNDDIDELEKTRIVGSHSNEDIQCALRIAVKRRSFDTAKFLLEQGVSPNETDKRSSSPLAIACSNTDMPMVKLLLSFGADPYLLKVDGDKSPISVALLDFAMKRGDSNEEVCKEIFRLLLDVDELANESERNRPMALLAAVESGCLDKAARILHSGVCVSEKITVAGGEGDEVDLNPMNEACKNRDTKMMKLLSTYGAQPFEHPASDDDDSDIFDCAAGTAILNSDYDMVEAILDLDPEGKKQYLGLILFMLFWRGQVEIIENVLLHVPEWNINMDIPCEREQEAHLVSPLHVTIHSNRPEMCCWLLENGVDVNASKIKGSVTPLMSACECGFSDVVLCLLERGALVNVVDARGYTAAHYACRSENLDEVHSTIRHLLNHGANIQTKCRIGHREPIEHLMDNPVVEEDLFSDNNRAALAGFAEALCLLLGAGAKVHVDTLLTGYNNNWDQIDSHDELDSLFSIFLRHGTQYLPPNFTKLVTTVVETENFFLEEISDLLGKLNSEANTVSIHRSTNPELLRSIAFLQEYLKNANLKSLKDLCRLRLRQAIRPPLWATVQSRQFEFPKLLKKYLLFE; this is encoded by the exons ATGGAGGAATTGGCTGAGGAAAGCGCGTGGCAAAAACTCCAAACTCTTCTGGCAACCATAGGCAACGATGATATTGACGAG CTTGAAAAGACACGCATCGTTGGATCTCACAGCAATGAAGATATTCAGTGTGCCTTAAGGATAGCGGTTAAGAGACGGAGCTTTGATACAGCTAAGTTCTTACTTGAACAAGGCGTTTCACCTAATGAGACGGACAAACGCTCTTCGTCGCCACTAGCGATTGCCTGCTCAAATACTGATATGCCTATGGTCAAGCTGCTTCTATCGTTTGGTGCCGACCCGTACCTTCTTAAGGTTGATGGTGACAAGAGTCCGATTTCAGTTGCACTGCTAGACTTTGCTATGAAAAGAGGGGATTCAAACGAGGAGGTGTGCAAAGAAATATTTCGGCTGTTACTTGACGTTGATGAGTTGGCGAACGAGTCCGAACGAAATCGGCCTATGGCCCTTCTGGCCGCAGTAGAATCGGGTTGTTTGGACAAGGCCGCGAGGATCCTTCATAGTGGAGTGTGTGTCTCAGAAAAGATCACAGTTGCAGGTGGCGAAGGTGATGAGGTTGACTTAAATCCCATGAACGAAGCGTGCAAAAACAGAGATACtaaaatgatgaagttgcttTCCACCTATGGGGCACAACCATTCGAGCATCCAGctagcgatgacgatgacagtgatatTTTCGATTGCGCTGCAGGCACGGCCATCCTGAATTCTGATTATGACATGGTAGAGGCCATACTTGATCTCGATCCGGAGGGAAAGAAACAGTACCTTGGTTTGATATTGTTCATGTTATTTTGGAGGGGGCAGGTAGAAATCATTGAGAATGTAttgctacatgtaccagagtggaaCATAAACATGGACATACCATGTGAACGTGAACAGGAGGCACATCTTGTATCGCCTCTTCACGTTACCATTCATTCAAATCGGCCCGAGATGTGCTGTTGGCTCTTGGAGAATGGTGTCGATGTTAATGCGTCGAAAATAAAAGGGTCTGTCACTCCTCTGATGTCAGCTTGTGAATGTGGATTTTCCGATGTTGTCCTCTGCCTTCTAGAACGTGGGGCGCTTGTTAATGTTGTCGATGCAAGAGGGTACACTGCAGCACATTATGCCTGCCGCTCAGAAAATCTTGACGAAGTTCACTCTACCATAAGACACTTGCTTAATCACGGAGCAAATATTCAAACAAAATGCCGAATAGGACATCGCGAGCCAATTGAACACCTGATGGATAACCCCGTGGTCGAGGAAGACCTGTTTTCTGACAACAATAGAGCTGCTCTTGCAGGATTTGCAGAAGCTCTCTGTCTATTGCTAGGAGCAGGGGCTAAAGTACACGTTGATACCCTTCTTACAGGATACAATAATAATTGGGATCAAATTGACAGTCATGACGAACTTGATTCTCTCTTTTCTATATTTCTGCGTCATGGAACCCAATATCTTCCACCAAATTTTACAAAACTAGTCACAACAGTCGTCGAAACCGAAAACTTCTTTTTAGAAGAGATAAGTGATCTGTTAGGGAAGCTAAATTCTGAAGCTAATACGGTTAGTATTCACCGTTCCACGAATCCGGAACTCCTTAGATCCATAGCGTTTTTGCAGGAATACCTCAAAAATGCAAATTTGAAAAGTCTAAAAGATTTGTGTCGCCTTAGGCTGAGGCAAGCAATCCGCCCCCCTCTGTGGGCGACCGTGCAGTCAAGGCAATTCGAGTTCCCAAAATTGCTGAAGAAATACTTATTATTTGAATAA